A window of Hippoglossus stenolepis isolate QCI-W04-F060 chromosome 16, HSTE1.2, whole genome shotgun sequence contains these coding sequences:
- the tbc1d17 gene encoding TBC1 domain family member 17, whose amino-acid sequence MEERSSDSGGGRMEQNIEDYKLIFEKEGVYLHTNAKRSNQDTTIPGFIRVVERAGVPALEWSPLEDEGRCAPAVLYSKKDGEGGEEDTHFDPGYEPDWAVISTVKKDREHVPVKESDQWSFSLPLSELYSLRRARFSLGRNFLVLTSRGGHPLPALHFHRGGTRELLRALHHYIILDPSPVDGRLYLAYPHESGALSHSFDRLHLLDDGSDLVSRFIQDPYATTFGGFSKVTNFFKAALRPPDSPVHLRTAQDPNLPPQSDDEPGFELINCGVELGPRPDVTRGQPLDKWEEFLDPEGRVRNPEKIKELVFRGGIKPSLRREIWKFLLGFYPWNSTTKEREDILRFKTDEYFRMKVQWKSVTEEQEMRNSLLRGYRSLIERDVSRTDRHNTFFSGNDNPGLTLLHDVLMTYCMFNFDLGYVQGMSDLLSPLLFITQNEVESFWCLTGFMELVHQNFEESQEAMKQQLLKLSILLKALDPELCDFLDSQDSGSLCFCFRWLLIWFKREFSFEDILTLWEVQWTGLPCDNFHLLIACSILSSQRGELIGSDHDFNTILKHINELTMKLDLQTVLRGAEAIYLQFIQCKELPLKVQRVLGLHVPPSSDEDSPDSQAGEAQRLLSQSQAGASSSNSARGRPYP is encoded by the exons ATGGAAGAACGAAGCAGTGACTCCGGCGGCGGAAGAATGGAGCAAAACATCGAAGATTACAAG ctgatATTTGAGAAGGAGGGAGTTTACCTCCACACAAATGCCAAGAGGAGCAACCAGGACACTACCATCCCAGGGTTCATCCGCGTTGTGGAGCGG GCTGGGGTGCCAGCTCTAGAGTGGAGCCCACTAGAGGATGAGGGGCGCTGTGCCCCCGCTGTACTCTACTCCAAAAAG GAcggagaaggaggggaggaggataCACACTTTGACCCTGGTTATGAGCCGGACTGGGCTGTTATCAGCACTGTGAAGAAAGATCGAGAACATGTCCCAGTCAAAGAGTCAG ATCAGTGGTcattctctctgcctctgtcagaGCTCTACTCTCTTCGGAGGGCCCGCTTCTCTTTGGGTCGCAACTTTCTGGTGTTGACGAGTAGAGGGGGGCACCCGCTGCCTGCTCTACACTTCCACAGGGGAGGAACCAGAGAACTTCTTCGGGCCCTGCATCATTACATCATCCTGGACCC GTCACCAGTCGATGGGCGACTCTACCTTGCTTACCCGCATGAGTCAGGTgcactctctcactcttttgATCGGCTGCACCTCCTTGATGACGGCTCGGATCTTGTTTCg AGATTCATCCAGGACCCCTATGCCACAACATTTGGTGGTTTCTCCAAAGTCACCAATTTCTTCAAGGCGGCCCTCCGGCCTCCAGATTCCCCCGTCCACTTGCGCACTGCTCAGGATCCAAACCTGCCCCCCCAGTCTGATGACGAGCCTGGATTTGAACTCATCAACTGT GGGGTAGAGCTCGGTCCCAGACCAGACGTAACCAGGGGACAACCTCTGGACAAATGGGAGGAGTTTCTGGACCCTGAGGGCCGCGTGAGGAACCCAGAAAAAATCAAAGAGCTGGTGTTCAGGGGG GGCATCAAGCCATCACTAAGGAGAGAGATCTGGAAGTTCCTCCTGGGTTTTTATCCATGGAACAGCACTACTAAAGAACGGGAAGACATTCTGCGGTTTAAAAC GGATGAGTATTTCAGAATGAAAGTGCAGTGGAAGTCCGTCACTGAAGAGCAGGAGATGAGGAACTCCCTCCTCAGAGGCTACAGAAGCCTGATAG agagagatgtcagcaggacagacagacacaataCGTTCTTTTCCGGGAACGACAATCCAGGACTGACCCTGCTCCACGATGTGCTGATGACGTACTGCATGTTCAACTTTGATCTCG GTTACGTCCAGGGGATGAGtgatctcctctctcctctcctgttcaTCACCCAGAATGAGGTGGAATCCTTCTGGTGTCTGACGGGCTTCATGGAGCTGGTG CACCAGAACTTTGAAGAGTCTCAGGAGGCCATGAAGCAGCAGCTCCTTAAGCTCAGTATCCTGTTGAAGGCTCTAGACCCAGAGCTGTGCGACTTCCTGG ACTCTCAGGACAGCGGCTCACTTTGCTTCTGTTTCCGCTGGCTGCTCATCTGGTTCAAGAGAGAGTTTTCCTTCGAGGACATCCTCACTCTGTGGGAG GTCCAGTGGACTGGTCTTCCATGTGACAACTTCCACCTGCTGATAGCCTGTTCGATCCTCTCGtcccagagaggagagctgatTGGCTCAGATCATGACTTCAACACTATTCTGAAG CACATTAATGAGCTGACGATGAAGTTGGATCTGCAGACTGTTCTACGTGGAGCGGAGGCCATTTATCTGCAGTTTATTCAGTGCAAG GAGCTTCCCCTCAAGGTGCAGAGGGTTCTCGGCCTCCACGTTCCCCCCAGCTCTGACGAGGACAGCCCGGACTCACAGGCCGGCGAGGCACAACGCCTCCTCAGCCAATCCCAGGCCGGAGCTTCCTCCTCTAATTCAGCACGTGGTCGCCCTTATCCTTAA